From Proteiniborus sp. MB09-C3, the proteins below share one genomic window:
- a CDS encoding 1,4-dihydroxy-2-naphthoate polyprenyltransferase: MTISSFLKLVEIQTKVASVIPFFLGTVYTLYRFDNFNLKNFIIMFISLISVDMGTTAINNYMDYRKAVKKHGYNYETHNAIVNYSLKESVVVATIILLFLLAIVFGILLYINTNFIVLALGAVSFAASVLYSYGPIPISHMPLGEIFSGLFMGFIIVFISVFIHIYDSNIIFYSFANEVLSLGLNIKEIIYVFLLCIPAIVGIANIMLANNTCDIDDDIVNKRYTLPIFIGKERALKLFRALYYIAYLDIVLLIILGIIPTISAISLLTFIPINKNIKLFIEKQTKKDTFILAVKNFVILNIVQVLTIGIGAVIKIIF, encoded by the coding sequence ATGACAATATCAAGCTTTCTTAAGCTAGTTGAAATTCAAACTAAAGTAGCTAGTGTAATTCCATTTTTTCTTGGAACAGTATATACACTTTATAGATTTGACAATTTCAACCTGAAAAACTTTATAATAATGTTCATTTCATTAATTTCTGTAGATATGGGAACTACAGCTATAAATAATTATATGGACTATAGAAAGGCTGTCAAGAAGCATGGGTATAATTATGAAACGCATAATGCAATAGTGAATTATAGCTTGAAAGAATCTGTTGTAGTTGCTACTATAATACTACTGTTTTTACTAGCCATAGTATTTGGTATTTTACTATACATAAATACTAACTTCATTGTTTTAGCGCTAGGAGCTGTATCGTTTGCTGCATCAGTTTTATATTCCTATGGGCCAATACCTATATCTCATATGCCCTTGGGAGAAATATTTTCAGGGCTATTTATGGGCTTCATAATAGTGTTCATTTCTGTGTTCATACACATATATGATAGTAATATTATTTTTTATTCATTTGCAAATGAAGTATTGAGCCTTGGTCTAAATATAAAAGAAATAATATATGTTTTTTTGTTATGTATTCCAGCTATAGTAGGAATTGCGAATATAATGCTGGCTAATAATACCTGCGATATAGATGACGATATAGTAAATAAAAGATACACATTGCCAATTTTTATAGGAAAGGAAAGAGCTCTAAAGTTATTTAGAGCATTATATTATATCGCATATTTAGATATTGTTTTGCTGATTATACTAGGGATTATTCCAACTATATCTGCTATTTCACTGCTTACTTTTATACCAATAAATAAAAACATCAAATTATTTATTGAAAAGCAAACTAAAAAAGATACATTTATTTTGGCAGTTAAAAACTTTGTGATTTTAAATATTGTACAAGTCCTTACTATTGGTATAGGGGCTGTGATTAAGATTATCTTTTAA
- a CDS encoding MATE family efflux transporter, with product MEESVKKFDSKEIRKKILSMILPITIENILQMLTGFVSMAMIGRIDAIAIGALGISQRITQIVWALFKGVTTGASVFVAQAYGANNIKKLKSVVQQTLLSTVILVLIFQQIIFWKASSLLSIFNPSIELMTNATLFLKIVSWGLPFMAISLVVTGVLQGMGNAKVPMKIAFIMNIVNIACGFVLIFGNLGFPALGIKGAAIATVIAQIVSALIGLYVLFDKNGVLGSMYNKSFFELDFKEIFSVYKVGMPSALESIFWQLAAIILTKIILSFGETALAAYQLGLQAESISFTPAAGFGIAATAFVGQAIGSKDKELGKVYLRELVIGTLLITVFCASILIFLPRGVMGLLTDDYEVIKLGSIYLIIMGLVQIPQNISGVLNGALRGAGFTKVPMIVAGVGIWGIRIPFALLMTYYFKLDIKAIWIVMGVDLVCRFFLSLFIYKTKDIYEQELLIEASNT from the coding sequence ATGGAGGAAAGCGTAAAAAAATTTGATTCAAAAGAAATCAGAAAAAAAATCTTATCAATGATTTTACCAATTACTATAGAAAACATCCTTCAAATGTTAACTGGATTTGTTTCTATGGCCATGATAGGAAGAATTGATGCCATAGCTATTGGAGCATTGGGAATAAGTCAAAGAATAACTCAGATTGTATGGGCATTGTTCAAGGGAGTTACTACTGGTGCATCTGTTTTTGTGGCTCAAGCCTATGGAGCAAATAATATTAAAAAGCTCAAAAGTGTTGTGCAGCAGACTCTATTATCTACAGTTATACTGGTATTGATTTTTCAGCAAATTATTTTCTGGAAGGCTTCATCACTCTTAAGCATTTTTAATCCTTCTATAGAGCTTATGACAAATGCAACTTTATTTTTGAAAATTGTATCATGGGGACTTCCTTTCATGGCTATATCTCTTGTAGTCACTGGAGTATTGCAGGGAATGGGCAATGCTAAGGTTCCTATGAAAATAGCATTTATAATGAACATAGTAAATATAGCTTGTGGCTTTGTACTTATTTTCGGTAATTTAGGCTTTCCTGCTCTAGGAATTAAAGGTGCTGCTATCGCAACTGTAATTGCTCAAATAGTATCAGCTTTAATAGGATTATATGTTCTCTTTGATAAAAATGGTGTTCTAGGTTCTATGTATAACAAGAGCTTCTTTGAGCTTGACTTTAAAGAAATATTTTCAGTATATAAGGTTGGAATGCCTAGTGCCTTAGAATCTATTTTCTGGCAATTAGCCGCTATTATATTGACTAAGATTATATTATCCTTTGGAGAGACTGCATTGGCTGCATACCAATTGGGACTTCAAGCCGAATCAATTTCCTTTACTCCTGCAGCAGGATTTGGTATTGCTGCAACGGCATTCGTTGGTCAGGCAATTGGTTCTAAAGACAAAGAGTTGGGCAAAGTTTATTTAAGAGAACTTGTAATAGGCACTTTGCTTATTACCGTTTTCTGTGCAAGTATTTTGATTTTCCTTCCAAGAGGAGTTATGGGACTATTAACTGACGATTATGAGGTAATTAAACTAGGCTCCATATACCTTATTATAATGGGATTAGTACAGATTCCTCAAAATATCTCAGGCGTGCTAAATGGTGCTCTAAGGGGTGCGGGCTTTACTAAGGTTCCTATGATAGTTGCTGGTGTTGGAATTTGGGGTATTAGAATTCCTTTCGCACTGCTAATGACTTATTATTTTAAACTTGATATTAAAGCAATATGGATTGTTATGGGTGTGGATTTAGTTTGTAGATTTTTCCTAAGCCTATTTATATATAAAACTAAAGATATTTACGAGCAGGAGCTTTTAATTGAGGCATCAAATACATAA
- a CDS encoding flavodoxin family protein yields MKKVLAVMGSPRKNKNTDKLLDKVIEGLKTNEVEVKKAYLKDLKFSPCISCGNCERTGDCFMDDDMKSMYEDFNSSDIIIIASPLYFNTVSSLTKMMIDRCQVYWSSKYVLKNPSIDVNKKRIGMFICVGGAPKREGHFDACIPVMDLFFKAINTEYRENIFASHTDEIPVWERKEILDLAFEKGKELSKHSINI; encoded by the coding sequence ATGAAAAAGGTATTGGCAGTTATGGGAAGTCCCAGAAAAAACAAGAACACAGACAAACTACTAGATAAGGTTATAGAAGGACTAAAAACGAATGAAGTAGAAGTGAAAAAAGCTTACTTAAAAGACCTAAAGTTTTCACCTTGTATATCTTGTGGTAATTGTGAAAGAACTGGTGACTGCTTTATGGATGATGATATGAAGAGTATGTATGAGGATTTTAACAGCAGTGATATTATTATAATTGCCTCACCATTGTATTTCAATACTGTAAGCAGTCTAACTAAAATGATGATAGATAGATGTCAAGTATACTGGTCAAGCAAATACGTTCTGAAAAATCCATCTATAGATGTGAATAAAAAAAGAATTGGAATGTTTATTTGTGTAGGAGGAGCACCTAAGAGAGAAGGACATTTTGATGCGTGTATTCCAGTAATGGATTTATTTTTTAAAGCAATAAATACTGAATACAGAGAGAATATATTTGCCTCTCATACGGATGAAATACCAGTATGGGAAAGAAAAGAGATTTTAGACCTTGCATTTGAAAAAGGAAAAGAATTATCTAAACATAGTATAAACATTTGA
- a CDS encoding DUF2207 domain-containing protein yields MKIFLRNSLLLFLAIIIVLSFSSKSNAEESLIIPEWKMESILLENGDLSIIEDITFEFNDKFNGVFREIVLDKTSGVQDIKVAEVRESGEYQYKRVKDAKKGDHEVFVVKESTDVNKIQIFSPSRNEEKTFRISYTIKNVAIRHNDIGELYYKFLGKENKTPINDFIVEIKLPQNDVNDEVKIFAHGPLDGKITRKTNNIVYMQVKDVPKNTYIEGRVLFPKDFIPYSNNLVDKNNYRNILDEEASFQKRIEEKLVLDAAITRSLGYISLIISIVEILIFILMLNIFRRERDIYETISNNVIPEDCTPAVAGYITTAFIDSNAIMATILDLFRKGYIKIDDGEEYTEKRKKLKDFTITKVKEYDNALLSHEQFFMSWLLDEIGDGTSVNTKDIEKYSNKYSSEFQMSYYKWQKKIKEDAINKGYFEKGRNKYGTFLVIFSSITLLISIVTLIFENLFGLALLATSISLLIYGITLFFRKSDYGYSQYQKWLGFKKYMNNSKNYTKINESSEYPLDISLIYALGLGVDKKVIKKLKFDTSNSNENYLYSNGWLYWYFIFAQDRNNTFRKSIDNSFGGVSSSTGSGGGFSGGGGGGAGGGGAGGF; encoded by the coding sequence GTGAAGATATTTTTAAGAAACAGTCTATTATTATTTCTAGCAATAATAATAGTCCTTAGCTTTTCTTCTAAGTCTAATGCTGAGGAGTCTTTAATCATACCAGAATGGAAAATGGAATCCATATTACTGGAAAATGGGGATTTATCAATAATAGAGGACATAACATTTGAGTTTAATGATAAGTTTAATGGCGTATTTAGAGAAATAGTACTAGATAAAACATCTGGAGTTCAAGATATTAAAGTAGCAGAGGTTAGAGAAAGTGGTGAATATCAATATAAAAGAGTTAAGGATGCGAAAAAAGGAGACCATGAGGTTTTTGTTGTAAAAGAGAGTACTGATGTGAATAAGATACAAATATTCTCACCTTCAAGAAATGAAGAAAAAACTTTTAGGATAAGCTATACAATCAAAAATGTTGCAATTAGACACAATGATATTGGAGAGTTATATTATAAATTTTTAGGTAAAGAAAATAAGACTCCTATAAATGACTTTATTGTAGAAATAAAACTTCCTCAAAATGATGTGAATGATGAAGTCAAAATATTTGCACATGGCCCTTTAGATGGGAAGATAACAAGAAAGACTAATAATATTGTCTATATGCAGGTAAAGGATGTTCCTAAAAACACATATATTGAAGGAAGAGTTCTTTTTCCAAAAGACTTTATCCCTTATTCTAATAATCTTGTAGACAAAAATAATTATAGAAACATATTAGATGAAGAAGCTTCTTTTCAAAAGCGAATAGAAGAAAAGCTAGTCTTAGATGCAGCAATAACTAGATCCCTAGGATATATTTCTCTTATTATATCTATAGTAGAAATTCTTATTTTTATTTTGATGTTGAATATATTTAGGCGAGAAAGAGATATTTATGAAACCATTAGTAATAATGTAATACCTGAGGATTGTACTCCTGCTGTAGCAGGGTATATTACAACTGCATTTATTGATTCAAATGCTATAATGGCTACAATACTTGACTTGTTTAGAAAGGGCTATATAAAAATTGATGATGGCGAAGAATATACAGAGAAGAGAAAAAAACTTAAAGATTTTACAATTACAAAGGTTAAAGAATATGATAATGCACTGCTAAGCCATGAGCAATTTTTTATGAGCTGGCTATTAGATGAAATTGGAGATGGAACATCTGTAAACACTAAGGATATTGAAAAATATAGCAATAAATATAGTTCAGAATTTCAAATGAGTTATTATAAGTGGCAGAAGAAGATTAAAGAAGATGCTATTAATAAAGGATATTTTGAAAAAGGAAGAAATAAATACGGAACATTTTTAGTGATTTTTTCTTCAATAACATTGCTGATAAGTATTGTAACCTTGATTTTTGAGAATTTGTTTGGGTTAGCTTTGCTTGCTACCTCTATATCATTGTTGATATATGGAATAACTTTATTTTTTAGAAAATCAGATTATGGATATAGTCAGTACCAGAAGTGGCTGGGGTTTAAAAAATACATGAATAACTCCAAAAACTATACTAAAATAAATGAATCTAGCGAGTATCCATTAGACATATCTCTAATATATGCACTAGGATTAGGTGTAGATAAAAAGGTGATTAAAAAGTTAAAATTTGATACATCAAATAGCAATGAGAACTATCTATACAGTAATGGTTGGCTATACTGGTATTTTATATTTGCACAGGATAGAAATAATACCTTCAGAAAAAGCATAGATAATTCCTTCGGTGGCGTATCTTCATCAACTGGCAGTGGAGGTGGATTCTCTGGCGGCGGAGGCGGCGGTGCTGGAGGAGGGGGAGCAGGAGGCTTCTAG
- a CDS encoding peroxiredoxin, protein MLNYDFILKETSGTDISIKDFKGKNVVLYFYPKDSTSGCTTEALEFMDLYDEFEKLDTVIIGISRDSLNSHVKFRDKHALPFLLLSDEDEKVHNLFNVMKLKKMYGKEYMGVERSTFVFNKDGELVKEFRNVKAKGHAEKVLEFLKTGE, encoded by the coding sequence ATGTTAAATTATGACTTTATATTAAAGGAAACTAGCGGTACTGATATTTCAATAAAAGATTTTAAAGGTAAAAATGTAGTATTATATTTTTATCCAAAGGATAGTACTTCGGGCTGCACTACAGAAGCACTAGAATTTATGGATTTATATGATGAATTTGAAAAACTAGATACTGTTATAATCGGAATAAGCAGAGACAGTTTAAATTCTCATGTCAAATTTAGAGATAAGCATGCTTTACCATTCTTACTTCTTAGTGATGAAGATGAAAAAGTTCATAACCTTTTTAATGTAATGAAGCTTAAAAAGATGTACGGAAAGGAATATATGGGAGTAGAAAGATCTACTTTTGTATTTAATAAGGATGGAGAGCTAGTAAAAGAGTTTAGAAATGTGAAAGCAAAGGGACATGCAGAAAAAGTACTAGAATTCTTAAAGACTGGGGAGTAG
- a CDS encoding DUF3298 and DUF4163 domain-containing protein translates to MDFRYLPVMIQTHRYYIPTTDILYPMVYGLRNPVAQEKINFEIYRLMLKIASELRQPDRITYITGSYELKANQRDFLSLTLGQLGNFGGAHPMTIIKALNMDVSTGRVYELKDLFKPGSNYVKRISEIVDGQIKERDIPLLEEFKGIWPDQDFYIVDNNLIIFFQLYEISPYVAGFPYFSIPIYKLQDIIVEDGILSRMMGI, encoded by the coding sequence GTGGATTTTAGATATTTGCCTGTTATGATCCAAACTCACAGATATTATATTCCTACTACAGATATTCTTTACCCAATGGTATACGGACTTAGAAATCCAGTTGCACAGGAAAAGATAAATTTTGAAATTTATAGACTAATGCTAAAGATTGCCTCTGAATTAAGGCAGCCTGATCGAATAACCTATATTACTGGTTCATATGAACTGAAGGCTAATCAAAGGGATTTTCTTAGTCTTACATTAGGTCAATTAGGAAACTTTGGAGGAGCACATCCTATGACAATCATCAAGGCATTAAACATGGATGTATCGACAGGAAGAGTTTATGAACTAAAGGACTTATTCAAGCCAGGTAGTAACTATGTTAAGAGAATATCTGAAATAGTTGATGGGCAGATTAAAGAAAGGGATATTCCATTACTAGAAGAGTTTAAAGGAATCTGGCCAGATCAAGACTTTTATATAGTGGACAACAATCTTATAATATTTTTTCAATTATACGAAATCTCACCATACGTTGCAGGTTTTCCATATTTCTCAATACCTATTTATAAGCTACAGGATATTATCGTAGAAGATGGGATACTTAGCAGGATGATGGGTATATAA
- a CDS encoding metal-dependent hydrolase, with translation MKVQYLGHSVVLIESRGIKAIIDPFISGNPNCPVNVDDLKDITHVFVTHGHGDHLGNTMEIAQKWGAMVICNFEIGNYLTKFDLNIHTMHIGGRVSFDFGKVKMTPALHGSGIYDGEEFKCGGNPCGFLIEIENKKIYHAGDTGLTLDMKLLEEENIDLAFIPIGGNYTMDIDDAVRAVDFIKPKTVVPMHYDTFPVIKADPFEFEKKVRKAKVKVLSFGESIEL, from the coding sequence ATGAAAGTTCAATATCTTGGTCACTCAGTAGTTTTAATTGAGAGTAGGGGGATAAAGGCAATAATCGATCCATTTATTTCAGGAAATCCAAATTGTCCAGTGAATGTAGATGATTTAAAGGACATAACTCATGTCTTTGTAACCCATGGGCATGGAGATCACTTAGGAAATACTATGGAAATAGCTCAAAAATGGGGCGCTATGGTAATATGTAATTTCGAAATAGGTAACTATTTAACTAAGTTTGACTTAAATATACATACTATGCATATTGGTGGAAGGGTTAGCTTTGACTTTGGAAAGGTAAAGATGACACCTGCTTTACATGGTTCAGGAATATATGATGGAGAAGAATTTAAATGTGGCGGCAATCCCTGCGGTTTTTTAATTGAGATTGAAAATAAAAAAATATACCATGCAGGAGATACTGGCCTGACATTAGATATGAAGCTTTTAGAGGAAGAAAACATTGATCTTGCCTTTATTCCAATAGGAGGTAACTATACAATGGATATAGACGATGCAGTGAGGGCAGTAGATTTTATAAAGCCCAAAACTGTAGTTCCTATGCACTATGATACTTTTCCAGTAATAAAAGCTGATCCCTTTGAATTTGAAAAAAAAGTAAGGAAAGCAAAAGTTAAAGTATTATCATTTGGCGAGAGTATAGAATTATAA
- the deoC gene encoding deoxyribose-phosphate aldolase, with the protein MKNIASMIDHTILKPDTTREMVKKVCDEAKEYNFASVCVNPYYVSFVKSQLEGTDVKVTSVIGFPLGSTTKEVKAFEAQNAVENGADELDMVINVGALKNKEYHIVREDIEAVVNAAKDKALVKVIIETCLLTDEEKDMACKLSLEAGADYVKTSTGFSTGGATVEDVKLMRSIVGPNIGVKASGGIRDSKKAREMIEAGASRIGASSSVEIVKGLEVTDHSY; encoded by the coding sequence ATGAAAAACATAGCCTCAATGATCGATCATACAATATTAAAGCCAGATACTACCAGAGAAATGGTAAAAAAGGTTTGTGATGAAGCAAAAGAATATAATTTTGCATCTGTTTGTGTGAATCCATACTACGTAAGCTTTGTAAAGAGTCAATTAGAGGGCACTGATGTAAAAGTTACATCAGTAATAGGATTTCCATTAGGAAGCACTACAAAAGAAGTGAAGGCTTTTGAAGCACAGAATGCCGTAGAAAATGGTGCAGATGAACTGGATATGGTAATCAATGTAGGAGCATTGAAAAACAAAGAATACCATATAGTAAGAGAAGACATAGAAGCTGTTGTAAATGCAGCTAAAGATAAAGCTTTAGTTAAGGTAATTATTGAAACCTGTTTATTGACAGATGAAGAAAAGGATATGGCATGTAAACTGTCCCTAGAGGCTGGTGCTGATTATGTTAAAACTTCTACAGGCTTTAGCACTGGCGGAGCAACTGTAGAAGATGTAAAGCTAATGAGAAGTATAGTAGGTCCTAATATTGGAGTAAAGGCATCAGGAGGAATAAGAGATTCAAAAAAGGCTAGAGAAATGATAGAAGCAGGCGCTTCAAGAATAGGAGCAAGTTCTTCTGTAGAAATAGTTAAAGGCTTAGAAGTGACAGATCATAGCTATTAA
- a CDS encoding phosphate propanoyltransferase translates to MKNMLPIALSNRHVHLSEEHIQKLFGEGYKLNRLKDLSQPGQYACEEKIDIVGPKGTLKGVRILGPERKKSQVEISLADGFVLGVVPPVKDSGDLEGSPGAKFVGPKGEVIIEEGIIAAARHIHMHTSDADEFGVKDKDRVKVKVGGERGLVFDNVLVRVNKDYALEMHVDVEEGNAAGVKNGQMVELIK, encoded by the coding sequence ATGAAAAACATGCTACCAATAGCATTATCAAACAGACATGTTCATCTAAGCGAGGAGCATATACAAAAACTTTTTGGAGAGGGATACAAGCTTAATAGACTTAAGGATTTGTCCCAGCCTGGTCAATATGCTTGTGAAGAAAAAATTGATATAGTTGGACCAAAAGGCACATTAAAGGGAGTAAGAATATTAGGACCTGAAAGAAAAAAATCACAAGTAGAAATTTCATTGGCGGATGGCTTTGTTCTAGGTGTGGTTCCACCAGTAAAAGATTCTGGAGACTTAGAGGGAAGCCCAGGAGCTAAGTTTGTAGGCCCAAAAGGAGAAGTCATTATTGAAGAAGGAATAATAGCCGCAGCAAGGCATATTCACATGCATACTTCAGATGCTGATGAATTTGGAGTAAAGGATAAAGATAGAGTAAAGGTAAAAGTTGGCGGAGAAAGAGGTTTAGTTTTCGACAATGTATTAGTGAGAGTTAATAAAGACTATGCATTAGAAATGCATGTAGACGTTGAAGAAGGAAATGCTGCAGGAGTAAAAAATGGTCAGATGGTAGAATTAATAAAATAA
- the pepF gene encoding oligoendopeptidase F: protein MSNGLKPRKEIEVSLTWDLSHIFKTEEEYEKAMKEIIEESKIIESTYKGKLNASETILKCVEEFEKVCIKGILTGDYAYLALSVDQTNSDSQTRLTKNDMMLSEVFSRLTFIESELKETDDKILDEAINKTEKYKIFLEDIKRSKPHTLHPEVEKALASLSPVLGFPGSLYEQTKSTDMDFGKFEARGEEHPLSFVLFENNYQVERDTEIRRAAFDAFSKKIKEYQNTIASAYQAQVQKEKIMSTMRKHNSVFDYLLFDQKVDRELYDRQIDVIMETLAPHMRKYAELIKRVYKLDEVTFADLKVSIDPDYDPHVTIEESKKYIEGALSVMGEDYLNLVMKAYDERWVDFAQNIGKSTGGFCATPYSVHPYILLSWNGLMSEVFTLVHELGHAGHFMLSQQYNNLFNESPSLYFIEAPSTINEMLLCNYLVKQQDDPRFKRWVLSSMISNTYYHNFVTHLLEAAYQREVYKIIDDGGSVYAQKLSEIKKGVLEKFWGDSVIINEGAELTWMRQPHYYMGLYPYTYSAGLTVATEVSQRILSEGEKAVGDWKNVLKSGGTKTPVELAKMAGVDITTDKPLLDTIEYIGSLIDQIIALTDEIERG from the coding sequence TTGAGTAATGGATTAAAACCTAGAAAAGAAATAGAGGTATCATTGACATGGGACTTATCCCACATCTTTAAAACAGAAGAAGAATATGAAAAAGCAATGAAAGAAATTATTGAAGAATCTAAGATTATAGAAAGTACATACAAAGGAAAATTAAATGCTTCAGAGACTATTTTAAAATGTGTTGAGGAGTTTGAAAAAGTATGCATAAAAGGAATACTGACTGGTGATTATGCTTATCTAGCATTATCAGTAGATCAAACGAATTCAGATAGTCAAACGAGATTAACAAAGAATGATATGATGCTTTCAGAGGTCTTTAGCAGGCTTACCTTTATAGAAAGCGAACTAAAGGAAACAGATGATAAGATACTAGATGAAGCTATTAACAAGACGGAAAAATATAAAATATTTTTGGAGGATATAAAAAGAAGTAAACCCCATACTCTACATCCAGAGGTTGAAAAAGCTCTTGCTAGTTTATCGCCAGTACTAGGATTTCCAGGCAGCCTATACGAGCAAACCAAATCGACAGATATGGATTTCGGTAAGTTTGAAGCAAGGGGTGAAGAACATCCTCTTAGTTTTGTATTGTTTGAAAATAACTACCAAGTTGAAAGAGATACAGAAATAAGGAGGGCAGCATTTGATGCCTTTTCCAAGAAAATTAAAGAATACCAAAATACAATAGCTTCTGCATATCAAGCACAGGTTCAAAAAGAAAAAATCATGTCTACAATGAGAAAGCATAATTCTGTATTTGATTATTTGCTATTTGATCAGAAGGTTGATAGGGAGCTTTATGACAGACAAATAGATGTGATAATGGAAACGCTAGCACCTCATATGAGAAAATATGCAGAACTAATTAAAAGAGTATATAAGCTAGATGAAGTAACTTTTGCTGATCTTAAGGTATCCATAGATCCTGATTATGATCCACATGTAACTATAGAAGAATCAAAGAAATATATTGAAGGTGCCTTATCTGTTATGGGAGAAGATTACCTTAATTTAGTGATGAAGGCTTATGATGAAAGATGGGTAGATTTTGCTCAAAATATAGGTAAATCTACTGGTGGCTTTTGTGCAACTCCGTACAGCGTACATCCATATATACTTCTTTCATGGAATGGTCTCATGAGTGAGGTATTTACATTAGTTCATGAATTAGGTCATGCTGGGCATTTTATGTTGTCACAACAGTATAATAATCTATTCAATGAATCTCCATCACTTTATTTTATAGAAGCACCTTCAACTATAAATGAAATGCTTTTATGCAATTATCTTGTTAAGCAACAGGATGATCCTAGATTTAAGAGATGGGTTTTGTCTTCTATGATTAGCAATACATATTATCATAACTTTGTAACACATCTATTAGAGGCTGCTTATCAGAGAGAGGTATATAAAATAATAGACGATGGTGGAAGCGTATATGCACAAAAGCTTAGTGAAATTAAGAAAGGTGTATTAGAAAAATTCTGGGGAGACTCTGTAATTATCAATGAAGGAGCAGAGCTAACTTGGATGAGGCAGCCTCACTACTATATGGGACTTTATCCATATACTTATAGTGCAGGTCTTACAGTTGCAACTGAAGTGAGCCAAAGAATATTATCTGAAGGAGAGAAAGCAGTAGGGGACTGGAAAAATGTATTGAAGTCAGGAGGAACAAAGACACCTGTAGAGCTTGCTAAAATGGCTGGAGTAGATATAACTACTGATAAGCCATTGTTAGATACTATAGAGTATATAGGAAGCCTAATAGATCAAATTATAGCCCTTACAGATGAAATTGAGAGGGGATAA
- the ychF gene encoding redox-regulated ATPase YchF — MKLGIVGLPNVGKSTLFNAITAAGAESANYPFCTIEPNVGVVAVPDERLKVLVDIFNSEKEVPTAIEFFDIAGLVKGASNGEGLGNKFLSHIREVEAIVHVVRCFEDENITHVEGRIDPIGDIEIINIELMLSDLEIINRRIQKTEKLVKADKSLQKELDVLNTIKETIEAGSSVRAIDFTDEEKAFVKDLNLLSYKPILYVANISEEDLLSNPENDYVKQVIEYAKKENSEVITISAQIEAEVSELEDEERLSFLNDLGLEQSGLDKLIKASYKLLGLMSFLTAGPKEVRAWTIKIGTKAPQAAGKIHSDMEKGFIRAEVVNFNDLVTCGGYPQAREKGLVRLEGKEYVMQDGDVVVFRFNV, encoded by the coding sequence ATGAAATTAGGAATTGTAGGATTACCTAATGTAGGTAAGAGTACCCTTTTTAATGCTATAACAGCTGCTGGTGCAGAATCAGCTAACTATCCGTTTTGTACTATAGAACCAAATGTTGGTGTTGTAGCAGTACCAGATGAGAGACTAAAGGTACTAGTGGACATCTTTAATTCAGAAAAAGAAGTACCTACTGCTATTGAATTCTTTGATATTGCTGGTTTAGTTAAGGGAGCTAGCAATGGTGAGGGATTAGGAAATAAATTTTTATCACATATTAGGGAAGTAGAAGCCATAGTTCATGTGGTAAGATGCTTTGAAGACGAAAATATAACTCACGTTGAAGGAAGAATAGACCCTATTGGCGACATTGAAATCATAAATATTGAGCTTATGCTTTCAGATTTAGAGATAATAAATAGGAGAATTCAAAAAACAGAAAAACTCGTTAAGGCTGATAAATCTCTACAGAAAGAGCTTGATGTACTAAATACTATTAAGGAAACAATAGAAGCTGGCAGCTCCGTAAGAGCAATTGATTTTACAGATGAGGAGAAAGCTTTTGTTAAGGACTTAAATCTATTATCATATAAACCAATTCTATACGTTGCAAATATATCTGAGGAAGACCTACTTTCTAATCCTGAAAATGATTATGTAAAACAGGTAATAGAATATGCTAAAAAGGAAAACTCTGAAGTAATAACTATATCTGCACAAATCGAGGCTGAAGTCTCAGAACTAGAAGATGAGGAAAGGCTAAGCTTTTTAAATGATTTAGGTCTTGAGCAATCTGGATTGGATAAGCTAATAAAAGCTAGCTACAAGCTTTTAGGCCTTATGAGCTTCTTAACTGCTGGTCCTAAGGAAGTTAGAGCTTGGACGATTAAAATAGGCACTAAAGCACCACAAGCGGCAGGTAAAATTCATTCTGATATGGAAAAAGGATTTATAAGAGCTGAGGTTGTGAACTTTAATGATTTAGTCACATGTGGAGGTTATCCCCAAGCAAGAGAAAAAGGATTAGTGAGGCTTGAAGGAAAAGAATATGTAATGCAAGATGGAGATGTGGTTGTGTTTAGGTTTAATGTTTAA